tggaagaaatCCACAgttgcatttaaaataaaattgggtTTTCCAGAAGTATACTTTTATTCCATAGAGAATGGAACCTTGAAACAACACTGAAAAGCTTGACCAGAGGAAAAAGACACATAAGGTAAATGAACGTCTTAGTAATGTGCAAGTATCTCAGCACTATGTCAAAGGACCATTTAGTCAAATAATATCAATGTGTTTTAGAGTTTTagagtttgggttttttttgggggggggagggatgcCATTTTAGTCTATTATAAATCATGtctctttattttataaagggtaagaCAAAATGGCACAGTGATGATGCTTAATTTTTTTATCAAGACTAAATTTGAGAATGAAAAAAGATATATCTTTACGTTTGCTGTAAATACTCTGGGTAGCCTGACTTTAAATGTCAACAATGTGAAATTCACAAAGTGGGATTATGTTGGGGGGAAAATCTGAGTCACCGATCATACAAAAGTTAGTGTTTGAAGGATTTATTAAGGCTTTTTCCTAGCACTGTGCCCTTCAATATCTCAGAACACCTGTCAAATACTAATTCATTCACATATCTCCACTACAGGGACTTTTCATAAAAAACTCGACCTCTCATTGTAAATCACTTCTAAATTGTCCTGGCCCGCTTTCTCTTTTGCAGAATGATGGAAAAATCACTAAGACTTCAATTAAGACTTTATGAGATCTTCAACCTGTTGTTCCCAGCTCTATCTACAAGGTATCAGAACATCTATTCAAAAAGGAAACTATAAATAACTTTAACATAGTTGAATTAGCTTTGCTTTTATGAGATGACTGAATAATTGGCAAGACTTAAAGATACTCGAACAACTGAGAATTAAAATAACTCCAGTAAAACCCAGAAAATATTGTTAACCAACTATTTGTCATGTAGATTATGTCGTTATTTGACCTAATTAACCGGTTTGAACAAAAGACGTTTACTAATTACATTAGTTAATTGCTCAATTTGACCCCCCAAAAAAAGGCCAATCCAATTTGCGGTGTGAAGTTAGTTCTTTGGTCACAGAGACAAAATCCTAAACTGTAGAGATTACTTCAAATGCACAACCAGCATTATAACAAACACAGGTGAAGTCTCTACAAGCAAGACAGAAGAGGGCGGTGAATCTGGACAATACTAAAAGCTAAGACGAATCTCCAGACCAGCAAAATTTTACCACCACCTCACGTTCAGCTGCCTCAATGTATTCACTTGACTTTGTCCAATTAGAGCCTGCTGGTGCCAATGCCCACTCATCTTTCCTATGCACACACAAACTAAAACTGATAGCAAAACCACGGGAAgctctttaaatgtcaataaagGGTTTTATgcacaaaagaaagcaaagaaaagaggaagggggaagaaaagCGAAGAGATGGGAAAAACCAACATTTCTGAGCCAACTGAGCAGATCAAAGGAATTTCCTTCGGGAGGACCAATAACTCGGATTGGGACTACTCTCTCTCTAAAATACTGGGGAGAAAAAGTCTCTTCCAACTCGAACCAGCTCTGCCCCTTAACAGAGAGGCGTGAACAATTAAGTCTGCGAAAGCTGGACACAGAGTGCAAAAATGGAGGCCTCACGACGCAACAGGGCGCAAGGCCGTTCGCAGACAAGGACGGCCTGGCCGGGCCTGGGGGCCCACCGGGCCCTCCAAGACATGTTTTCCATTCACTTGCTCAGAAGTCTGCATCCACAGTCATGAGGCACAAACTAGTCGACAACAACATGACACAATTAATCAGAACCAGACCTCCAAACGTGTTCCTCGGGCCCAGCAAACTTTGCACTGGCCTCAGGGAGTAAAGCCACTGGACACGGCCCCAGGTCGGGGGTGGGAGGGCGTCGAATCGACAGGGTCACAAAGATGCACACCGAATGGAGGATTTACAGACTCAATAATTTTCACTAAAATAAATTGCTGAGTTTGGAAAGTTTCCAtctcatacttaaaaaaaaaatcgtaTGCATTGTTGTATTGTCTTACTCCCATTCCCCTACCCCCTctccctttttccccctccctgggGAGAAACTCGTGACTGGGAGTTTCTACAGCAGCAAAGTCGCACAATTCTGAAATAaaccatatttttattattatcattatcattattattttgccAGTCTCACTTTGACCCAACAGTATTCACCAATGCCAGGTTTTGTCAAATTTCTCTTTCCAGAACCAAAGCCCCACCAAAAAGTGCGGAAGCTGGGCCCTTAGTTAATTCAAAACGGTTTAATTTCACGCGAGGACCCTGAAGCTAACAAAAAATCTGGTATCCTTCTTTTTCTGGACCAGTAATTAATTAGTTTAAAATAATTACTGAATTCTCCTTTGTAGAGTTCAGCAGATAGTAATTAATTGAAATCACATCACTCTTCTTATACTAACACAAGCACGCtgttcagaagaaaaaaaaattttttttcaaaccgTAAAAGCTAAGTGCCGAGGGCACAGATGTGATGCTCGTCTGGTACCGAACCCTAAATTCCAAAGAGTTCTTTGTCATTTCCCAAGGGACTTGTGATTTTGAGGCTGGAACTTCTCGGGAACGGGGTTGGGGTCCCCAACAGCGTGCCCAGCTGCAGCCCGAGGAAACGGAGGTGGGGGCAGAGGTGGGTCCCAGGGTCCCGGCAACTGAAGGATAAGACAATGAATGAATATGCGTTTGGATCCGGGTTTAGGGAAACCTGTCGACAAGCTTTCTGCAAAACCCCTGCGCGGCAGGATTTCCCCGGCTTCCTCTTGGCTTGGAAGAGCGCACGGGGCGCAAGCCCGGGCATCCACCCTGAGCGCCACGCGAGGGAAGGTGACCCGCTCTCAGCCCTCCCGGGCCCAGGACCTCCCGGAACGCGCCTCCCACAGTTGCCGCGACGTCCACTCAGCCGGTGATCCCCGGGTTCAGCCGCCGCCCGCGCTTCCAGAGGACCCGCGGCTGCAAGGCCCGGCAGCCGCCGCCCGCTTCCCCGCCTGCGGCGCCGCTGCGCCCCACTCACCCACGCACTCGTTGGCCTCGCGGGCCGTGGCACGCTGCCAGGGCCGGTCGTAGTGGAAGGGCTTGCAGCGGTCGCACTCGGGGCCGGCCGTGTTGTGCCTGCAGTCGCACACCAGGCTGTCGTCGCGATCGCGCACGCAGCGGGCCGCGTGACCGTTGCACTTGCAGCGGCCGCCCACCTGCAGGTCGGACACGGCGTAGAAGTACGAGTCGCGCGCCAGCTCCGAGTCGTCCTCGTTCTCGTCGCCGAACGTGTGCAGGCGGCTGAAGGCCACGCGGATGTCGGTGGCCGTGACCCAGTCCTGCAGCACCGGCGAGTTGTCGAAGTCGTGCGCCGAGGGCCGCCCGTCCAGCGTGCTGAAGGCGATGAGGCCGCCCGAGAGCGGGCGCATGTCAGTGTGCGAGTCGGTGCACACGGCCTCCTGCTCGTTCTGCTTGGTGATGGGCGCGCGATGCGGCCGGTTGTACATCTTGCGGCACTGCGTGGAGTAGAACTGGAAGGGCACCCACGTGCGCCCGTAGTCCATGGACTTGTAGATGGCCATGGACTCGGGCCGCGGCGAGCAGAACTGCAGGCTCACGTAGGTCACCTCGAACTTCTTGCCGAGCGACAGCGTGAGCGTGACGTTGTGCGGGAACTGCAGGTAGTTCTCCGACTGCCAGCACGTCAGGTTGTGCGGGTTGTTGAGGTCAGTGAGGAAGGCGGGCGGATGCGCCTTCTTGGGGTCCGACGCGTTGCAGAGGTGGCACGAGCGCAGCCGCTCCTCGCCGCGCTCGCTCACCACGCAGTAGCGCGCCGGGGGCCGGCCGCAGGTGCTCGACACGCGCACGTCCTTGCCGAAGGCCGCGTTGACGAAGTCGGGGATGCAGCGGCGCGGGTGGCCGTTCTCGTCCGAGCAGGGGTCGGGCTGCGCCGCCTGACCCGCAAACATGCTGAGCCCGGGCCCGCCGCGCACCGCGCCCACCAGGCACGCCAGAGCCGCCAGAGCCGCCAGCACCTCCCACACTGCGCGCATCATGCTGCGTCCAGCTTGCCCCGGCCCCGCCGCGCCGAGGAGTCGGTCCGCCCGCCGGGAAAGGCGCCTGCGGAGAGAGGGGAGCTGCGCTCAGCCGGGCCGCCCCGCCGCGGCGCGGCGAGCGGAGGCGCGGGCGAACGCCCGGCTTCCCCGGCACCAACCCCGCGGCCGGGTGCCCTCCTCGCTCCCCCGAGTCGCGGGCCGGGCGAGTCCGAGGGGGGGGACCCCGAGCCCGCACCGCCCGCGCTCCTTCCTCCGGGCGGGACGGCGAGCCGAGGCCGCGAGCCAACGCTCGGCTTCCCCGTCACCGCCGCCTCCACGCCGCCCGAGGGGCATCCATCGCGCCCGTCGGCCCGTCTCCGGCCAGCCCGCTTCACACCCGAAGTCCGGCCACAGAAAGGTCCGGGTACCCCGGATCCCGCACGGGCCCCGCTCCCCCCGCCTCCCGCAGCCTGAGGCGCCCTCCCAGCTCCCCGAGATCGCGTCTCCGCCAGGGAGTCCGCGCCGGGGACTTTACCTCTGCAGcgggcaaagagaaagaaaagtttgCCTGGCCCCGGCCGGGGAGCCCGCGCGCCGGACGGCGGGGAGCCTCTCGCTGGCTGCTCGCAGGCGCGTCCCGCCTCAGCGCGGGCTTGCCAGCTCCATGCCCGGCGCGGCCGCCGCTGCCCCAGCCCcggcccggccgccgccgccgctctcGCCCGAGTGACGACGCGGCCGCCcggctcccgccgccgccgccgaggTCGCAGTCCTGCCCTGCCCGCGCCCGGGGCGCACACACACTCACGCTCGCTGGCGCGCactcacacacacgcacgcacgccCCCGAAggctccgccgccgccgccactcGCGCCGGGagtggggggcggaggggagcgcgggggcggggggcggggcgcgggcggggcgcCGGCCAATAACGGCGGCGAGCAGCCGCCCGCGAGCGGGCGAAGTTTTAACCCCGGGAAAGAAGAAAGTTCAAGGGAACCGGCCCGAGACGCCGAGGGAGGGCCAGGGGAACGGCGGCGCGGCGAGGGCGCGAGAACGCGGGCGGGGGGCACCCGGGAGCCCGAGAAAGGGGcgcagagacaaagagaaagcgAGAGGAGCGCCCCGGCAAGCCCCGGGGAGGGGCTGGGCCCGGCGCGCACCCCGGGGAGGGACGCGGGGGCCCGGCCGGGGACTGTCAGccgcgcccgcgcccccgcgcTGCCCCGCGAGCCGCGCAGGTTCCCGCGGGCCCCGCGCCGCGGGGGAGCGCgcgggctggggggaggggacgGGCTGCTCCCTCCGGGTCCCCGCCGACCACATCTGTGTTTGTTTTCACTGCTGCGAGGAGGTCGGGCCTTCCTCGAACCCAGCCCGATGGCCCCCGTGGCACCGCGGACAGGGCCGTGCCCCCGTGGGCAGGCGGCCCGGGATCGGGGAGGAGGAGGCGGCGGAGGTGACCTCGGCCTGCTCCCCGCCGCGGCGCGCAGCCCCCCGCGCCCGGCGAGGAGgggctgcccctccccccacacacacctcgtCTTCACCTTCCCCGGAACGCGGCTCCTGTTCCGCCGGGGAAGCTGTGGAGGGCAGGAGATGACGGGGTGAGCAACCGGGCAGCACCCGGGCACTGGCGAATACCCCTCCCAGCCTGGTCTGCCGCGCTGCGGGCTCGGGGCAAGCCCCACTTTCCCTAGATCCCCCGAACCAGGCGTAACCGTGCTCTCCTCAAGCCTGGACCATCTCGTGGGATGCTCGCAGCAATGGGTACTAAGTccattttgcaggtgagaaaactgaggtttcaGGAGGTGAGGAAACTTGCCCAAGATCTCCCAGCGGGTAAACAGCAAACACAATCTATGCCTTTTGTCCGATGGAgaccccctcctccccagtttcTAGTCTCAGGGGCATCCTCTTGGCCACCAAGCTGCTTCTTGCATCATTCCCTGTCTCCTTAACAAAAGGGCTGAGGACAGTAAGGGCGTCCTTGGAACATGTTGCAGGAGCTGCCAAAGCGCCTTAGGGAAAGAAGGCGTTGGGCTGAGAGTTTGAACTGCAGGCTCTCTTGGTTTCCGTGTGACTTTTAGATGTGGGGTCTAGTCACCATCCTGGATTGGATGCCCCAGGTCCTGGTTCTGGCTCAGGAGCCGCCTTGCTGCCCTACCTCCAGTACATGCCTCGTTTTCACAAAGTCAGAAAATCGGAGCGTTACAAGGGGCCTCGGGGCTTGTCTGGCCCAGTTGGGCCTCCTTGGAAGAATGCCTTCCCCAGCTTCCCTGAGAGAGGGCCACCCACGCCAGCACTGCCAGGGACAGGAGCTCACCAACCAGCAAGGAAACTAAGCCATTCCCTCGCGGGACAGTGCCCTTTACCACTCGCCACAATTTATGCCTTGTCTTGGGGCAGAGGCAATTTCAAGGGTACTTAGAAATATGGCAAAAGGACACAAATTAAAAGTgagataaaaggaaataaatgaaatgtgtcATTATTGTGGGCTGTTAAACAGACAACAGGATACCAAAAGACAGCAAACCCGGATGGAGCTCATACTTTGGAGCCAGTGGcctggattcaaattctggctctgctGCATGAACTTGGCAGGTTTCTCATCTTTCCATGCCTGGTTTCTGTGAAAGAGAGACACTAGTAGTTACCTCAGAGGACTGTGAGCATCACATGAGTTAACCCATATGAGTGTTCTAGTTAtctaatataattatataatatacatgcatatacattCACACACATGTATATGTTAATACACGTAAAACCAGGTTCATGGTTGTATAATTGTTTATACAACATGGTTgtataaatgttagttattaaaTTGCTAGAGCTATACAGAAATTCAAATTTTTGCTCAAGAAGCATATGAAATTACATGGAAAGATGTGACATATTATAAAATGATCAAAGCAGATTAGAAAACTctatacccccccccccaaaaaaaaatactatgctCGGTATAatctcatttttattaaaaaaaaagtatgcataAAATGACAACATTGTTAATAGTGATGATCTCTGGAGAGTGCAATTTCTggtgattttaatttatttttgtttgtaagTCTAGATTTTGTGCAGTCAAATAAGAAGGCTAgctaagagaagaaagaaaaataagagggaAGACTGAGTAGAGATGGGAATCAGGCTCAAATGCACCCTGGGATGCCCTATTCACCTCCTGTGGGTGGGCCACAAATTTGTCCCCAAGCTTCCCCGCAGCCCAAATGAAAAGGAGACCATGTCAGTTACACAATTCCCAGTGTCCATGAGATAAAAACAGACCTATTGCTCAAGAGAATTACAACTATTCTTGGTGCTAAAATCAGACAGGAATTTCTCCTGGGGGGCCTCATAAAGGGAACGCAGTGTGAGGTCACGGGTAGACGTCCCCGACAACATCCCCATTATAGACACAACTGCCAGCTCCGTGGGGCGGTTTCTGTGATCGGCCCTCGCTATAAGCCAATGGCATCGCACCAAAACACAAGTCAGGAAAGGACTTGTTCTGGCAGGCAGGGGTCCCGGAGAGGCGGATCGGGGTGCCCAGCTCGCTGCCCACCCAGCCTGGCTCCAAGCCGGGATTGACGCCCGCTCTCCAAGCCTTCCTCTGTACTGTGTCTGTCAGCAGAGACTTTGGTGGATCTTGTGCGCCTGCAGGTTTGAAGTCGCACTGCCCAGGGTGCTGCTGTCTGATGATGTGGCGGGCTGGGCTTGGGCCAGTGATCTTTAACCGGGGTGGTGAGGGGAGGCACTTCCCACTTTTATTGTGGTCACTAAGGTCCAAGCTTATCTCCTTTAGTAGTTGCCAGTCGGCAGGACTGTCTCACACACCTTGTATCCGGGAGGCCCCAGCACCTTCTGGAACACAGTAGGGCTTCCAGAGGTTTCCAGCACCTTCTGGAACACAATAGACTTCACTACCCCCGTtcaaagccccccccccccacctgtcACTACCGTTGGTCCAGTCCCAACTCTACACAGCAGTCCAGACCAAGGCTCGACCCCTTAAATGTTTGAAACCAGTCCCGATCATCCCTCGGTTTCATCTCTTCCAGGGAAAATATTCCCAgttcctcttatgatctctcacAGGACACTGTTTTCTGACCACTCTGcagcctccccacctccccccctgGTGCCCTCTCATTTGTAAGTGTCCCTTCCTAAAGCACGCTGCCTTTTGAGGGGACAGATGAAAAAAACAGATGTCCGAGTGTTGTGAGAACGTCTCAAAGCCGGGGTTATAAATACACACCCGCAAAGGCCTGTCAGGCTCTGAGCAGCGGGAGCCGGGGCGCGAGCTGTCGTTCAAAACACACGGTGCGGCTCTGGAGCGAGGAAGCACATTCCCAGGTGTTTCTGCAAGGAATGCATGGGGAGGGGAGCCGCCATTCTTGGCCCAGAGACAGCCTTACCTGCCAGGCGGGAGGGGTGGGCCTAGGAAGAGGAGACACTCAGAAGTAGCCGGAGTGGGACAACCATGGGAGTCAGGAGAAACCCAGGGACAGGAGGGTTTCCAAGAGGGGGGAGCGCAGAAACAGCAGAGGAGTCAGTGCTTGGGGGTCAAGATAAGATCTGGAAAGGGCCCTTTGGATTCAACGACAGGGAAGTCATTAGTGACCTTGACGAGAACAGTTGCAGAGGAGTGGTCGGGGACAGAAGCCAGACTGCCTCTGGGTGTGTAGTGAAGGGAGGTGAGAAAGTGGAGATAGCAAGTGTAGACAATGCTTTCAAGAAGCGGGAATCCAAGTGGTAGGAAGGAGATAGGGTGGTAGCGGGAAGGTGATGGGGGATCCAGGGGAAGTTGggattttttattgttgtttataAGATAAAGCTATATGAGCGTGTGCCCTGGTTGATTGGAAGAGACCAGCTGAGAGAGAGAGGTTGAAGGCAGATAAAATAGTGTTGCAAATGGAGTCAGCTGGTCTGGAAGCTTTGGCCATCTGCTGAGGCAGGGAAGAGGTGAAGCACTGGAGGCTTGAGGGATAGGAGAGAAGGTTTGGTAGAGTCTCTAAGGAGAAGAGGACAAAGCTCACTGGGCAGAATTAAATTCTTTTGCAGTTGGTGATCATCTGGGAGAAAGAATGCCAACAGCAGAGCCATGGGACAACCCCCGCTGAGCTCAGCAGCCCCGGTGTAGGACTAGAGAAAGCAGACGATTGGCTTGGTCTAGAATTGAGATTTTGTCCAAGAGTTGGGGCAGAAGGACAGAGGGCAAAAGGGTGGCTGAGGTGATGCGCCAAAGccaaggagagaaggaagtgaagaCAGAGCAAGGCTGGAAAGAGAAATTGGAAAGGCCAAGGATCTGGAGCTGCACTGTTCAATGTGGTGGCCAAGAACCCCATGGGATGATTTCAACTTCAGTCTGAATTAATTAATAAGAAATACAACTGAAAGTTCACTTACTCAATGGCACcagtcacatttcaagtgttccATGGCCAGATGCAACTAGGGACTCTTGGTTTGGTGGGCACAGATAAGGAAtctttccatcatcacagaaagttctgttgGACAGAGCTGGTCTGGGGGATTCAGGAATTCTGATCATCAAAGAGGGGATGACTGAGGAGGATGTGGT
This genomic stretch from Dasypus novemcinctus isolate mDasNov1 chromosome 21, mDasNov1.1.hap2, whole genome shotgun sequence harbors:
- the NTN1 gene encoding netrin-1, with protein sequence MMRAVWEVLAALAALACLVGAVRGGPGLSMFAGQAAQPDPCSDENGHPRRCIPDFVNAAFGKDVRVSSTCGRPPARYCVVSERGEERLRSCHLCNASDPKKAHPPAFLTDLNNPHNLTCWQSENYLQFPHNVTLTLSLGKKFEVTYVSLQFCSPRPESMAIYKSMDYGRTWVPFQFYSTQCRKMYNRPHRAPITKQNEQEAVCTDSHTDMRPLSGGLIAFSTLDGRPSAHDFDNSPVLQDWVTATDIRVAFSRLHTFGDENEDDSELARDSYFYAVSDLQVGGRCKCNGHAARCVRDRDDSLVCDCRHNTAGPECDRCKPFHYDRPWQRATAREANECVACNCNLHARRCRFNMELYKLSGRKSGGVCLNCRHNTAGRHCHYCKEGYYRDMGKAITHRKACKACDCHPVGAAGKTCNQTTGQCPCKDGVTGITCNRCAKGYQQSRSPIAPCIKIPVAPPTTAASSVEEPEDCDSYCKASKGKLKINMKKYCKKDYAVQIHILKADKAGDWWKFTVNIVSVYKQGTSRIRRGDQSLWIRSRDIACKCPKIKPLKKYLLLGNAEDSPDQSGIVADKSSLVIQWRDTWARRLRKFQQREKKGKCKKA